ATATTAGATATTTTTAAAAAGAAGGAAGAGAAACTCAAGCAATTAAAGGGTGATCTTCTTAAACGAAGATACACGCGCATGGATAAAGAGATATGGCGTGAAATAAAAAACGCGCTTTTTTACGAGGTCTCAAACTGGGGAAATATTCGTAGTTGGAAAAAGCGTGGGCGAACACAGTCTAAAAGGGAAACCCCTGTTATTTTAAATCAAAGCGCTAAGAAAACCGGCGAGATGGTTGTTAATATACAATTTGCAGGGAAATTCAAGTCGATTCAGGTTAAAAGGCTAGTTTACGATACCTTTCATGATGGTTACCGCCATCCCAATACAATAATCGCCCATCGTGATGGCGATAAATCGAACAATAGATTTGATAATCTTATACTTGCTAGGGAATATATCGACCTTCCTGATTATATCTTGACGACTATTCGTTACGAATTTAGCAAGGGCACGACGAAAAAATTCCTCTGCGATAAATATAAGATAAGCCTCGATGATCTCGATGATATAATCCACGGAGATAAGGGGCGTTGGGCAGGCGGGATAATTGTAGAGAGGCAATATAAGCGAGAACTCACTCCTGAAGAGGTAGAGGAAATAAGGTCACGGGCAATGTCCGGGGAAGAAACCGAAGCTGAAATAGGCAAAGTCTATGGTATTCGTGAA
This window of the bacterium genome carries:
- a CDS encoding HNH endonuclease → MENNKSILDIFKKKEEKLKQLKGDLLKRRYTRMDKEIWREIKNALFYEVSNWGNIRSWKKRGRTQSKRETPVILNQSAKKTGEMVVNIQFAGKFKSIQVKRLVYDTFHDGYRHPNTIIAHRDGDKSNNRFDNLILAREYIDLPDYILTTIRYEFSKGTTKKFLCDKYKISLDDLDDIIHGDKGRWAGGIIVERQYKRELTPEEVEEIRSRAMSGEETEAEIGKVYGIREQRISRILNESRRHFKL